A genomic stretch from Chitinophaga agri includes:
- a CDS encoding BaiN/RdsA family NAD(P)/FAD-dependent oxidoreductase, whose product MINNRLVIIGGGAAGFFCAVNAARLHTQLEVILIEKSSKLLSKVKVSGGGRCNVTHNAPDISYMSKRYPRGQHFVKKTFNRFFVPDTISWFKERGVSLKAEADGRMFPVTDNSQTIIDCLLREVDKYGVKIKMNAGVTALTREGKVWNVALQDGSSLKANYVCVAAGGYAQVEKFAWLQDTGHQIVAPMPSLFTFNMPGNPITALMGVSVEEAHVKIAGTKLQERGPLMITHWGMSGPCILRLSAWGARDLGAIQYQFTAIVNWLPAFNENSLRDEMQDLRFSLGGQKMHHKNPFGLPQRLWHFLLQQSGIGEDVRWADMPAKDQHKLVKLLTAMECPVKGKTTFKEEFVTCGGVQLSEIDPATMESRLAPGLFFAGEVMDVDGITGGFNFQHAWTSGWIAASSIVQKINNEH is encoded by the coding sequence ATGATAAACAATAGATTAGTAATTATTGGTGGCGGAGCAGCCGGTTTTTTCTGTGCGGTGAACGCCGCACGTCTTCATACTCAATTGGAAGTCATACTGATAGAGAAAAGCAGTAAACTTTTATCCAAAGTGAAGGTTTCAGGCGGTGGAAGATGTAACGTGACCCATAATGCCCCCGATATTTCATACATGTCGAAACGATATCCAAGAGGACAGCATTTCGTGAAAAAGACCTTTAACCGGTTTTTTGTGCCTGATACGATCAGCTGGTTTAAGGAAAGAGGCGTGTCACTGAAGGCAGAGGCGGACGGCAGGATGTTTCCCGTTACAGATAATTCCCAGACGATCATAGACTGTTTGCTGAGGGAGGTTGATAAATATGGGGTAAAGATTAAAATGAATGCCGGGGTGACTGCCCTGACCCGGGAAGGGAAGGTGTGGAATGTTGCCCTGCAGGACGGTAGCTCATTGAAAGCCAATTATGTATGTGTCGCTGCCGGCGGTTATGCCCAGGTAGAAAAGTTTGCCTGGTTACAGGACACAGGGCATCAGATCGTGGCTCCTATGCCATCACTGTTCACGTTCAACATGCCTGGTAACCCTATTACGGCACTGATGGGGGTGAGTGTGGAAGAAGCACATGTGAAAATAGCAGGTACGAAATTACAGGAGCGCGGTCCGCTGATGATCACGCACTGGGGTATGAGCGGCCCCTGTATCCTGCGCCTGTCTGCGTGGGGGGCCCGTGATCTCGGCGCCATACAATATCAGTTTACAGCGATCGTGAACTGGCTGCCTGCATTTAACGAGAACAGCCTGCGCGACGAAATGCAGGATCTGCGGTTTTCACTCGGTGGACAGAAAATGCATCATAAGAACCCTTTCGGACTGCCACAGCGGCTCTGGCATTTCCTTTTACAACAGTCCGGAATTGGAGAAGATGTACGTTGGGCAGATATGCCGGCAAAAGACCAGCATAAACTGGTGAAGCTGCTGACAGCCATGGAGTGCCCGGTCAAAGGGAAGACAACCTTCAAAGAAGAATTCGTAACCTGTGGGGGTGTGCAATTGTCAGAAATAGATCCTGCCACCATGGAAAGCAGGCTGGCACCGGGATTGTTTTTTGCCGGAGAGGTCATGGACGTGGACGGTATCACCGGCGGATTCAATTTTCAGCATGCCTGGACCAGCGGATGGATCGCAGCCAGCAGTATAGTACAGAAAATTAATAATGAGCACTAA
- a CDS encoding MG2 domain-containing protein: MQSVFSKTKKRFKWLLPACMLGITGALAFYPADEWQDKITEALELYSKRFPQEKVYLQLDKDYYAAGETMWFKAYVLLQGQPSLSATNLYVELVDKGGNVVSKKLISIGGATGSGAFELPESQKAGQYQLRAYTAWMLNFDSEYLFYKSIEIFDPSKPVGPSQKPAATDFAVNFFPEGGNLIAGIPGRVAFKAIDQQGFPQEANGIIQNLKGETVAQLKTTRDGMGMFELTPAAGETYKALMQTSKGLQKTILLPVVKTTGVGMKVFNKGARIFYTTTPASKDNPMYNNLMIVAQMQQHIVYKAKLNAGEGQMSGFIPTKELPSGILQLTVFNSDGVPMAERLAFVRKNDFLSLGLQNMAINTQPRQKNTLEIKIPDTMLTSLSVTITDADNIVKDQDENNILSNLLLTSDLKGYIANPAQYFKDADPSTLAGLDLVMMTNGWRRFTWEKVLHNYMPDIKYPYEQGLLLKGIATTNKGASALSNGKVDFILKQPIDTSTAFSSVTTNDKGEFAVDRLQFVDTINVFYRANDPNKAWKDVSVKFEPHFFESREPVTLPYPFRNNVEIESRVLSTYLSTVAENSAVSRSIRNKPIFLKEINVREKRLSKTETVEARYATGMFSAGDGYAFDLTKDEPGSLSIFQYLQSKVPGLTVNLADPVVGPTMQWRGGPPVLFLNEMPTNINMLSNINIGDVAFIKVLRPTFVGGFGGSSGAIAVYTRKGGDSKNDVDTRGFEKYRKAGYDIVKEFYAPDYTVRKEIHILQDKRLTLYWNPNLIADSLTHTAKVSFYNNDFTRRFRIIVEGMGEDGSLGHTEQILQ, encoded by the coding sequence ATGCAATCTGTGTTCTCTAAAACAAAAAAACGCTTTAAGTGGCTCCTCCCAGCATGCATGTTGGGGATCACAGGTGCCCTTGCATTTTATCCTGCGGACGAGTGGCAGGATAAAATCACCGAAGCCTTGGAACTGTACAGCAAACGCTTCCCCCAGGAAAAGGTTTACCTTCAACTGGACAAAGACTACTATGCCGCTGGGGAAACCATGTGGTTCAAAGCGTATGTTTTGCTACAAGGCCAGCCATCACTTTCTGCTACCAACCTATACGTAGAGCTGGTTGATAAAGGAGGAAATGTGGTAAGTAAAAAACTGATCTCCATTGGTGGTGCTACCGGTTCCGGTGCATTTGAACTGCCGGAGAGCCAGAAAGCCGGTCAATACCAGCTGCGTGCCTACACCGCGTGGATGCTGAACTTTGACTCGGAATATCTCTTCTACAAAAGCATTGAAATATTCGATCCGTCTAAACCGGTTGGCCCTTCTCAGAAGCCGGCTGCTACCGATTTTGCGGTAAACTTCTTCCCCGAAGGCGGTAACCTGATCGCTGGTATTCCCGGCCGTGTGGCTTTTAAAGCCATCGACCAGCAGGGTTTCCCACAGGAAGCGAACGGTATCATCCAGAACCTGAAAGGTGAAACAGTAGCACAGCTGAAGACCACCCGTGATGGTATGGGTATGTTTGAACTGACGCCGGCTGCGGGTGAAACCTACAAGGCCCTGATGCAGACCAGTAAAGGCCTGCAGAAAACGATCCTGCTGCCTGTAGTGAAAACTACCGGTGTCGGCATGAAAGTCTTCAACAAAGGTGCCCGTATATTCTACACGACCACTCCTGCCTCCAAAGATAACCCGATGTACAATAACCTGATGATCGTTGCGCAGATGCAGCAGCACATCGTGTACAAGGCAAAACTGAATGCAGGTGAAGGTCAGATGAGCGGCTTCATCCCGACCAAGGAATTACCTTCCGGTATCCTGCAGCTGACTGTATTCAACAGTGATGGCGTGCCAATGGCAGAAAGGCTGGCTTTTGTAAGAAAGAACGACTTCCTGTCTCTTGGTTTACAGAACATGGCCATCAATACACAGCCAAGACAGAAGAACACGCTTGAGATCAAGATCCCGGACACCATGCTAACAAGCCTGTCCGTTACGATCACAGATGCGGACAACATTGTTAAAGACCAGGATGAGAACAATATTCTTTCTAACCTGCTGCTGACTTCTGATCTGAAAGGATATATCGCTAATCCTGCACAATATTTCAAAGATGCAGATCCTTCTACCCTTGCAGGTCTCGACCTGGTGATGATGACGAACGGATGGAGAAGGTTCACCTGGGAGAAAGTGCTGCATAACTACATGCCTGACATCAAGTATCCTTACGAACAGGGTCTGCTGCTGAAAGGTATCGCTACTACCAACAAAGGTGCATCTGCACTGTCTAATGGTAAAGTAGACTTTATCCTGAAACAGCCGATCGATACCTCTACCGCATTCTCTTCCGTTACTACTAATGACAAAGGTGAATTTGCTGTAGACCGTCTGCAGTTCGTGGATACCATCAACGTATTCTACCGTGCGAACGATCCGAATAAAGCATGGAAAGATGTGTCTGTGAAATTCGAACCACACTTCTTCGAATCCAGAGAACCAGTGACACTGCCTTATCCATTCAGAAATAATGTGGAGATAGAAAGCAGGGTACTGAGCACCTATCTCTCTACCGTTGCTGAGAACAGTGCAGTAAGCAGATCTATCCGTAACAAACCGATCTTCCTGAAAGAGATCAACGTGCGTGAAAAACGCCTCAGTAAAACTGAAACTGTTGAAGCCCGTTACGCAACCGGTATGTTCAGCGCAGGCGATGGTTATGCATTCGACCTGACCAAGGATGAACCAGGTAGTCTAAGTATCTTCCAGTACCTGCAGTCTAAAGTACCTGGTCTGACGGTTAACCTGGCTGATCCTGTCGTGGGTCCTACGATGCAATGGCGTGGTGGTCCTCCGGTACTGTTCCTGAATGAAATGCCTACCAACATCAACATGCTGAGCAACATTAACATAGGCGATGTGGCATTCATTAAAGTACTGCGTCCTACTTTCGTAGGTGGCTTCGGTGGTAGCTCAGGTGCGATCGCTGTATACACGAGAAAAGGTGGTGACAGCAAGAACGATGTGGATACACGTGGATTCGAAAAATACAGAAAAGCAGGTTACGATATCGTGAAGGAGTTTTACGCACCTGATTATACTGTACGTAAAGAGATCCACATCCTGCAGGATAAAAGGCTGACCCTCTACTGGAATCCAAACCTGATAGCGGACTCCCTGACACACACTGCAAAGGTATCCTTCTACAACAACGACTTCACAAGACGTTTCCGCATTATTGTGGAGGGTATGGGTGAAGACGGATCACTGGGACAC